The DNA sequence TATTCCATTAGCAATCCAACCAATATTTCCATATTTTGTTATTTTTGGAAGAATCCAAGCTCTAAAATAAAGTTCTTCCGCTAATATATTTAGTGAAAGAGTAACGACAATAAGTGGCAACAAAATAATTTGTCCTTTTAATGGAAATCCTGGTGAAAGAACTGATATATCGGTAGTTGCTAAATTAATGGTTGGATTTAGAAAAAAAGGCATATAATCTGGAATATTTATACCAGTAATTTTAATAAATGGCTCAACAAATTGTGTTGATAACATTATAATACCTATTCCTACAACTATAATCACTATATAGATTAACCATTGTTTTAAAGAAAGTTTCTTTAAACACATACGAGCCATAACTGAAATATTAAGTTGTTTTGCTTCTAATATAAGTAATATAACTGCTATAATTACTAAGAATAATAGCATAATAAAAGCAACAAAATGCTATGCGATTATTACTGGAATACCATTTTTTACAAATATTGGCAAAACTATTCTAAAACCCACAAATCCAAGTAAACTTGGAATTATAAATGATAATAATAACTGTAAAACCGAAAATTGCTTGGTACTTTCCCAGTTAAAATTTTGTGTTTTCATTTCTTTTTATTTTTTTTTACTCCTTTTACTCTTTATTATTTTATACCTTGTTCATTTATATACCAATTAATGTCATTTTTTCTTAAAACATTTTTATCAGTAAACCCACTTATACCATCTACAAGACCCCTATTAGAATATTGCCAGATTATCCATCTGTCATTTTCTTCTATATAAGGTGTTTTTCTTATATCTCTAAACCATAAATAATTATCTACTAAATTATTTTTTATATAATTTGTATATGACTTATAATCAGTATAAATTATTACCTTTTTTTTATAATGCTTTTCTACTATTTTTATAAAATCTACTAATTCTTTTATAACTTTTTCTTTTTCATATTTACTAGATAATTCAACATCTATTATAGGTGGAAAACTATTTTTAATTCTAGGAACTTTTGAAATATAATATTTAGCCTGATCTTTTCCACTACTAGTCATAGAAAAAAAATGATATGCTCCAACTGCAAAACCATTAAGTCTTGCTTTATTCCAGTTATATAAAAAATCTTTATCTGAAAAATCTTTTCCTTCTGTTGCTTTAATTAGTACAAATTTATAATTTTTATCTACTTTCTGCCAGTTAATTCTAATTTGGTGATGCGATATATCTATACCATGTATTTCATATTTACTTGCATTTATATCATTATGGTAAAAATATCCACTAAATTCTATATTTAACAATATTAAAAATAGATTTATTAATACTAATATAATAATTAAAATTTTATTTATTTTTTTCATTTAGTTATAAGTTTTAATCCTCCCATGTAAGGTACTAATGCATCAGGTACTATTATATTACCTTCTTTAGTTTGATAATTTTCCATTATAGCAACTACTGTTCTACCAACTGCTAAACCTGATCCATTTAATGTATGTACATAATAACTTTTTTTATTTTCTTTATCTCTATACTTTATCATTGCTCTTCTTGCTTGAAAATCTTCTGTATTTGAACAAGAAGATATCTCTCTATATTTATTTTGACTTGGAACCCATACTTCTATATCATAAGTTTTTGCAGCAGAAAAACCTATATCTCCACTACAAAGTGATATTACTCTATACGGTAATCCCAATTTTTTCAAGATATTTTCAGCAGAATTTACCATATGTTCTAATTCTTCATATGAATTTTTAGGGTGTGCTATTTTTACCATTTCAACTTTGTTAAATTGATGTTGTCTTATTAAACCTTTTAAATCTTTACCACCTGAACCTGCTTCTTTTCTAAAACAAGCAGTAAATCCACACATATATTTAGGCAATTCTTCTTCATCTAATATTTCTTGATTGTATAAGTTAGTAAGTGTTACTTCTGCAGTAGGTATTAAATACATTTCTTCATCATTAATTTTATACATGTCTTCTTCAAATTTAGGAAGTTGACCTGTACCTATCATCATTTCTTTTTTTACTAATTGTGGAGTTAATATTTCAGTAAATCCATGTTCAGTTGTGTGTGTATCTAACATAAAGTTTATTAATGCTCTTTCAAGTCTTGCTGCTGCTTTTTTATATACTGTAAATCTTGAACCTCCTAATTTAGAACCACGCTCAAAGTCTAATATATCTAAATCTACACCTAATTCATCGTGAGTTTTAACTTCAAAATCAAATTTTTTAGGTTCTCCCCATTTTCTAATTTCTACGTTATCATCTTCACTATCTCCAAATGGTGTTGAAGAGTGTAATTTATTAGGTATAGTATAAATTAATTCATTAAATTTTTGCTCTACTTCCAATAATTCTGCATCTAATGATTTTATTTTTTCTCCTACAACTTGCATTTTTTCTAATAATTCACTAGAATCTTTTCCTTCTCTTTTATATTTCCCTATTAATGTACTTGATTCATTTCTTTCTTTTTTCAGTTGTTCTACTTCTACTAATATTTCTCTTCTTTTTTTATCAAGATTTAATAATAAATCTAAATCAAAATCACTTTTTCTAGCATCTAAACTTTTTCTAATTTCATCAGCATTATCTCTAATATATCTAATATCTAACATCACAATCCCCACTTTCTAACTTGCTTAATATATATTTTTTTGTTTTTGTCATTTCTTTATTAGTTTCCAAATCTAATTCTTTTAAGTTATATATTTTTAATAAATCCTTTTTTTTATTATACACATATTTATATAATTTTGAAACATTTTTTCTAAAATATTCTAAATTATTTTTATTTTCCATATCTATATATTTAGGACAGGACTTAATAAAGTAAATTATTACATTTTTTAATATGTATGGATTATATATTTTATTACACATTATCTCAAATAAATATGTCTTTATCAATTTATTTTCATCTTCTGATATATATGAAAGTTTATATAATAACTCCAATAACTTAGATTTATCTTTTAAATATAGTTCATTGGCTAAATCTACACTATGATATTTATCTCTATTTATAAGCGATCTAAATAATCTAGAATAAATTTCTTCTATTTTTAAATTTGAATACCTATTAATCTTTTTTTCTTTTTCAATTACTACTTCTTTTAATTCTTCTTCTAAAAGATTATTGTTATTAAAATATATCATTTCAAATACAAATGATGGTTCTATATATTCTACTTTTAAATTTTCTTTTATTCTATAATACGTAGCTTTATTATTCCTAAAAATGTACTTCTCTATATTCATTTCATCTCCATTATCTTAAAAAAGTGGTGCAAAGGCACGAAATATTGGTAATAATATCACTTCAATTATTATTGACCATTTTTTATTTTTTAACTCAACTTCTTTACTTTTTTCTTGTATATCTAAAAAATCTTTTTTTATTTCTAATACACTTTTATCATTTAGTAACCACACTGCATTTTCTATATTATGCGTTAAAGATCTATAATCTAAATTTATTGTTCCTATTATTGCTGATTTATTATCACTTACAAATTGCTTACAGTGAATAAATCCAGGTGTATACTCAAATATACGAACTCCTGCATTTATCAAAGGTGGATAAAATGATTTTGTTAGCATATATATTAACTTTTTATCAGGTATGCCTGGAACTATTATTCTAACATCTACACCTGCTTTTGAAGCCATTACTAACTCATTTATCATATTATAGTTTAGTATCAAGTATGGAGTTGTAATATATACATAATCGCTTGCTCCCTTAACTATCTCACTATACATAGTTTCTCCAACATTTTCAGCATCTCCTGGATAATCTGTATATGGTGATATTATTCCATCATTTTCAAAAATTTCATAATCCTTTACTAAACGATTAGTATAATTTGGTATTTTATCTTCACATATTCCCCATAAAGTTAAAAACATTATTGTAAAAAAGTTTACACTGCTACCTTTTACTCTTATTCCAGTATCTTTCCAATGTCCAAATAAATTAACCTCATTTATATACTCATCTGCTAAATTTAATCCACCAGTAAAAGCAACCTTACCATCTATTATTGTAATTTTTCTATGATCTCTATTGTTAAAATGCATATCAAATATTCTTACTTTACTATTATATGGATAACACTTTATACCATGTTTTCTCAATTTTTTAGCAAAATGATTAGGGGCTTTAAATATACTTCCAAAACTATCAAAAGTAAATCTAACATCTACACCTTCACTTGCTTTTCTTTTAAGTATTTCTAATATTTTATCTAACATTATTCCATTTTGTACTATGAAATACTCCATGAATATGAACTTTTTTGCCTTATCTAACTCTATGAGCATATCCTCCCACATTGATTCTCCGGAAGAATAATATTTAATATCATTATTTTTATATATTCCTGCATTAGCATGTTTTTTTAGATAATAAGCTTGCCTTTTATTTGAAGTTTTCAAATTATCTATCAAGTAACTATCATCATCAATATTTTTAGATATTTCAGTACTAGCTTCTAAATTAAGACTATACTCATTTGCACTTGACCTTTTAGATAATAAAAATAATATACTACCTAAAATTGGTGTTAAAAAAATTAAAAACATCCAAGATAATTTGTAGTCAGGATTTATGTCTGATTTTATAATATATAAAGTTACAACAATAGAAATAGCTGTTAATATATATATTATTACTGTTTTTGCTTCTGGAAAAATGTTAAATAACCACCATAAAATTCCGAATTGGAACATCACTGAAAACAATATTAACATTATTCTTTTTAATCCTACT is a window from the Oceanivirga salmonicida genome containing:
- a CDS encoding CPBP family intramembrane glutamic endopeptidase — translated: MLLFLVIIAVILLILEAKQLNISVMARMCLKKLSLKQWLIYIVIIVVGIGIIMLSTQFVEPFIKITGINIPDYMPFFLNPTINLATTDISVLSPGFPLKGQIILLPLIVVTLSLNILAEELYFRAWILPKITKYGNIGWIANGILFALYHTFQLWLLPTLITGSLVFAFIIYRSKSILPALVAHLIINFLFTILGITMLII
- a CDS encoding GH25 family lysozyme, translated to MKKINKILIIILVLINLFLILLNIEFSGYFYHNDINASKYEIHGIDISHHQIRINWQKVDKNYKFVLIKATEGKDFSDKDFLYNWNKARLNGFAVGAYHFFSMTSSGKDQAKYYISKVPRIKNSFPPIIDVELSSKYEKEKVIKELVDFIKIVEKHYKKKVIIYTDYKSYTNYIKNNLVDNYLWFRDIRKTPYIEENDRWIIWQYSNRGLVDGISGFTDKNVLRKNDINWYINEQGIK
- the serS gene encoding serine--tRNA ligase yields the protein MLDIRYIRDNADEIRKSLDARKSDFDLDLLLNLDKKRREILVEVEQLKKERNESSTLIGKYKREGKDSSELLEKMQVVGEKIKSLDAELLEVEQKFNELIYTIPNKLHSSTPFGDSEDDNVEIRKWGEPKKFDFEVKTHDELGVDLDILDFERGSKLGGSRFTVYKKAAARLERALINFMLDTHTTEHGFTEILTPQLVKKEMMIGTGQLPKFEEDMYKINDEEMYLIPTAEVTLTNLYNQEILDEEELPKYMCGFTACFRKEAGSGGKDLKGLIRQHQFNKVEMVKIAHPKNSYEELEHMVNSAENILKKLGLPYRVISLCSGDIGFSAAKTYDIEVWVPSQNKYREISSCSNTEDFQARRAMIKYRDKENKKSYYVHTLNGSGLAVGRTVVAIMENYQTKEGNIIVPDALVPYMGGLKLITK
- a CDS encoding phospholipase D-like domain-containing protein — its product is MVVGLKRIMLILFSVMFQFGILWWLFNIFPEAKTVIIYILTAISIVVTLYIIKSDINPDYKLSWMFLIFLTPILGSILFLLSKRSSANEYSLNLEASTEISKNIDDDSYLIDNLKTSNKRQAYYLKKHANAGIYKNNDIKYYSSGESMWEDMLIELDKAKKFIFMEYFIVQNGIMLDKILEILKRKASEGVDVRFTFDSFGSIFKAPNHFAKKLRKHGIKCYPYNSKVRIFDMHFNNRDHRKITIIDGKVAFTGGLNLADEYINEVNLFGHWKDTGIRVKGSSVNFFTIMFLTLWGICEDKIPNYTNRLVKDYEIFENDGIISPYTDYPGDAENVGETMYSEIVKGASDYVYITTPYLILNYNMINELVMASKAGVDVRIIVPGIPDKKLIYMLTKSFYPPLINAGVRIFEYTPGFIHCKQFVSDNKSAIIGTINLDYRSLTHNIENAVWLLNDKSVLEIKKDFLDIQEKSKEVELKNKKWSIIIEVILLPIFRAFAPLF